The following is a genomic window from Chryseobacterium ginsenosidimutans.
TCGGTACTCATAACGAAATTTCTTCTGAGCTCGTAATGGATAAAATGAAAACTGCTTCATTAGAAAATGGCAATCCACATATATATTTTGGACAACTTTACGGGATGAGTGATAATATTACATTCTATTTGTCTGATAAAGGCTATAATGCAGCAAAATATCTTCCTTACGGACCTGTAAAAGATGTAGTTCCGTATCTTACAAGAAGAGCGCAGGAAAACACTTCTGTTGCAGGGCAAACGGGAAGAGAACTTGGTTTGATAAAGAAAGAGCTTGAAAGAAGAAAAAGCAGTAGATAAGTTTTTTTTACTTTAAAATATAAAAGCCTCACAAAAACTGTGAGGCTTTTTTTATGTTTGAACCTGTTTATTAAATATTGATAATTACTAATTATTAATTGATGTATTAATTATTTTTAAAATATATTGTTTTTTATTGATAATTTAATATCAATTTCTTATATTTGGTTATAACCAAGAAAAAACAGTTTATGAGTAAAACTTTATTTATTGCTATAGCATTAATAGCAAACTTTACATTTGCACAAACCTTTAATAATGGAGGTTTAAGTACAGGAGCTACTTCTAAAAGTGGTACAGCGGCACCAACTGGATATACATGGTCTGAAGCCCAGAATAATACAGGAAATACAACAGAGTCGAACACAAATGCAGGATATGGAGGAACTTACAGTTCTGCAACGGTAAGTTTTTTTATAGCAGATGATTTCACAATTCCGACAGGTCAGATCTGGAATATAACAGCTATTGACTTTTTTGCTTATCAGACGGGTTATACAGGAGCTACTTCTCCGTTTAATACGGCCAGAGTCAATATTTTTAGTTCAGATCCATCGGTAGCAGGAGCAGTAAGTGTTTTTGGAAATGATACCACAAACAGATTCAGTTCAAGTGTTGATTCTAATATGTATAGAATTTTTAACAGCCAAGTACCTACGGCTTCTACACCAGGAACAACAAGAAAAATTTGGAAAATTACAGCATCTACACCAGTCACTTTAACGGCGGGAACCTATTGGGTTAAATATCAGTTACAGAATGTAACAGTCGCAAATGCGGGCTTTCTTCCGCCTGTAACGATTCCAGGGACGAGAGGATTAGCAGGTTGGAATGCTAAACAAAACGATGCCATCGGAGGAACTTGGATTTCACTAATTGATGATGGAAATCCCTCAACTGCACAAGATTATCCAATGGATATGCCTTTCATTATTACTTTTACCAATACAGGTTTAGGTACAAAAGAAGTAATGCAGTATGATAACAGAATGCAGATATATCCTAATCCTGTAAAAGATGTTTTCAAAATTAACAATCCTGAAAAAAATAAAATTTCAGAAGTTGAAGTTATGGATATGTCAGGAAAGATTATAAAAACTTTAAAGGGTTCAGAAGAATATAATGTTTCAGATTTAGTGAAAGGAAATTATATTTTAAAAATTAAAAGCACTGAGCCTACAAAAATTGCAAAACTTATAAAGCAATAGCTTTAGTTTTCTTCTTCAAATATTTTAGCCTGATCATTTTCCTTGATCAGGTTTTTTATGGCTCAAAACTTTCGAATTTTCCATTTTCGTAGAAGATAACAATACGTTTTATTTTATCTTTCTGATTTACAATTGGTTGACTTATTGTTTGATCATTAGAGTTTTCTAATCGCTGAGAATCGGATATTTTTGTCTTTGCTGTACTTTGATCTGCTATAAAAGATTCTGGAGTAGCAGTTTTTGGAGTCTCAATTTCTTTTTCCTCAGTTCCAAAATTCTCATCGCTATTGATCATTGTAAAAAGATCGGGTAGAGAAGTCGTTTTCGGTTTTTCTTCTTCATAAATATCTTCAGACACTTTCAGATCCGGAAGCTCAGACTTTAGCATTTCACCTTCGCCTGTTACCAACCAGTCCCAAAGAATTTCAGGAAAACGTGATTTTATTTTTATAATAAATTCAAGAGACGGCTTGTTTCTTCCCGAAGTAATATGAGAAATAGAAGATCGCTGCACATCTATTTCATCTGCAAATTCAGATGACGTAAGATTGGAATACTCTATAACTTTGGAAATTCTCTCGTTTAAACTCATAAAACTATTTTCTAAGGTTGTTACAAATGTAAAAAATATAATTTACAAATGCAAATTATAGCAATAAACAAATGTAAACTATAGTTAAATACAAATGTAAACATAATAACTTTATATAAACTAGCTGTTTGCATATATAATCTAATATTTTACAAAAGTTTATCAATAATTGTATTCCTAAATTTCATGTAATATAGATCACAAAGTCGATAACTTATGGATAACTTATTTTGAATAAATGTGAAGATTTATCTAATAAAGTTATTTTTGCAAAGGTTTATGTTAGCATAGAGTAGTTGAGTATTTAATGCTTAATAAACCTCTTAAACAGGCATTAAAAGGAGGTTTACGATTGTAAAAAGATAACTTAAATTCAATTAAGCCACTGATGTATATATAATAGATGTTGTAATTAAAACACTATTTATAACAGTTTACATAATTAAACTATATCAACAATATTATATTCGAAATGAAAATTTAGATTAATTTACATTTGTATACCGTAATTATTTATATAGTTTTCCACATTATATACGTTTAATAAAGTTACTCCTAAACACTCTTAAAGATGACGTTATCTACTTAAAGTAATATTAAAATAATTATTTAGATAGATTTTTTAATTATTTGATTATTAGCATTTTGTTTATATGTAATTTAATTATTATCAATCCACAATTTTATCCACAGACATTTTGACAGTTGATTCTGTTTAATGAAATAACAAATGTAAATTTTATTTTTCTGTCAAAATTCGTTAAATTTGACTCTTGTAAACTACTATGTAATGAACTTTGAACAGATTTATTCACCTAATCCTAATTTCCCAAATCGTTATATTTCCCCTGAAAAATTATTTTCTTACCTACAGACGGATCTCAGTGGTCATATTAAGGAAATCGGAAAATCGTATTTAGAAAAACCTATTTATCAATTGACAGTCGGAACCGGTGATATTAATATTCTCGCCTGGTCGCAAATGCACGGAAACGAATCAAACGCTACTCATGCAATGTTAGATTTATTAATGAGTTTAGATAAAGCTCCCAAACTGAAGGAAGAATTATTGAGTAAGATAAAACTCGATTTTATTTTTATGTTAAATCCCGATGGTTCCGAAAGATGGACAAGATTGAATGCTGTCGATATTGATTTGAATCGAGACTTCCACAATGAATCAAGTAAAGAAATAAAATTCCTGAAAAATCTGGCAGCTTCTAAAAAATATGATTATGCTTTGAATCTTCATGAGCAAAGAACAATTTTTACAACAGACGGAATTCATCCTGCCACACTGTCTTTTCTTGCTCCCTCCGAAGATTATGAGCGAACTGTTACCGATAACCGCAAAAAATGTATGGCGGTAATTGCCGAAGTTTATAATCATTTGAAAGAATTAATCCCAAATCAGATCGGAAGATATTCTGATGAGTTTTATCCGACTTCTACAGGTGATAATTTTATCAAAGCAGGAATGCCAACGATTCTTTTTGAAGGAGGACATTTTGTAAATGACTATACAAGAAAAGGAACGAGGAAATATTACACGATTGCATTGTATTATGCACTGAAAGCCATCAGTGAATTAAACCATGGTATTGAAGGTTGGGAAACTTACCTCGATATTCCCGAAAACAAAGAAACGCATTACGATATTATTTACAGAAATGTAAAACTTAATACAGATCACGAATGTATTTTGGACGTCGCCGTTCAATACCGTGAAATAAAAGAGGAAGGAAAAGACGAAATATCTTTTGTCCCTTTCGTGATGGAAGTGGGAGATGTAAAACAACGAAAAGGTTGGCTGGAAATAGACTGTACCGGAAAGAAATTTGTTTCAGAAACCAAATATCCAAAATTAGATGCTGAAGTAAATTTTAAAATAGAAGACTAAAAAAGCGGAACAATTTGTTCCGCTTTTATTTATAAAGAATATCATTTCGATGAGAGAAATCTAGATAGATTCTTCACATTATTTGAAATGACAAAAATTAGTTCACAACTTTAATTCCGGTGGCTACAAATCTGATTTCCTCTTTCGGAGTTGTAATCGCATCAATTTCAGCTTGAGGTTTCTTCGCATCTTCTGCGTAATGTTTTTGTTCGTCAATAGAAGTTACTTTTCTTTCGGCAGTTCCGTCTAATACAACAGTTTTACCTTTTAAAGCAGTCGGAACGAAGAAGGCATAATCTTTCATTTTTACAAAAAACTGAGAATTATCTTCAGTCTGAATCGTTAACCAACATCCTTTTTTCTCACAAACGTCTGTTACTTTTCCTTTAACAGCTACGTTTTCTACTTTTTTATTATCTTTTTTTAGTTTTTTGCTTAATTTATCTACTGAGATTGCTTTAGATTCTGTTCCTGAAGCTACAGCACTTCCATATGTATCGCCTACCAATGCATTTCCTGCAGGAGGTCCAAATTTTTTAGTTTCCTGTGCAAAAGCCAAAGATGAAGCACTTATAGCTACTGCAAATAATATCGCTTTGAATTTCATTTTTAATATTTTTTTTCAAAATTACTAATAAAATTTGAATCACAAATCGTTAATTAACCGATAAAAGAAGGTCAATTTCTAAATTCCTGATAAATTTAAAAATAAAACCGCATATTTATTTATATTTGATATCTATTCAAAATTATGCAAAAAAAACTAAAACTTTGGGACGCCATTATGCTCGTAATGGGATCCATGATCGGTAGTGGAATTTTCATTGTAAGCGCCGATATGATGCGGAATCTCGGTTCCGGATACTGGCTGATCGTCGTTTGGATGATAACGGGAATTATGACCGTTGCAGCGGCAATCAGTTATGGCGAACTTTCAGCATTGTTTCCAAAAGCAGGCGGACAATACACTTATCTCAAAGAAATCTTCGGTAAAAAGATGGGTTTCCTTTACGGATGGGGATTGTTTACTGTAATTCAGACAGGAACGATTGCAGCGGTTGCCATGGCTTTCGGAAAATTTACAGCGTATTTGGTTCCGGCATTAAATGATGCAGCTCCAATTATCCAAAGTGGAGAATTTAAGATCACATGGATCCAGATTTTAGCCATCGGGACAATTATTTTATTGACGTATTTTAACACAAGAGGAGTAGAAAGCGGTAAAATATTACAAAATGTTTTTACAGGTTCCAAAATCATCGCCATATTAGGTTTAATTGCTGCCGGATTTATTTTGGTTGATTTTTCTCATTTGGCTGAAAATTTCAGTTTAGGATATGATTCTTTTAACAATCTTAAAAAAGACAATCTTGGAAATTTCCTGAAAGAAGGTTGGGAACCAATCGGCGGAATGACTTTACTGGGCGGAATTGCAGCCGCAATGGTGGGTTCAGTATTCAGTTCTGTAGCTTGGGAAAGTGTAACTTTTGTTTCAGGGGAAATTGAAAATCCAAAGAAAAACGTTGTAAAATCAATGATCTACGGAACAACTGCCGTAATGATCCTATATCTTGCCGTGAATTATGTTTACTTAAATGCCTTAGACAGAGACTCTATCGCTTTTGCAGAAAATGACAGGGTAGCAGTTGCGGCTTCACACTTTATTTTTGGAAGTGCAGGCACGGTGATTATCGCTGTTTTAGTCATGGTTTCTACTTTTGGATGTAATAATGGATTGATTTTAGCCGGAGCAAGAGTTTTCCAGACGATGGCAAAAGACGGAATGTTTTTTAAACAAGCCGAAAAAAACAACAAAAATGAAGTTCCGGCCAATGCACTATGGATGCAGGGAGTTTGGGCTTCTTTGCTGTGTTTAAGCGGTCAGTACGGTAATCTTTTGGATATGATCTCTTTCGTGATTGTGTTATTCTACATGATTACCGTTTTTGGAGTTATTTATTTAAGATTTAAGCAACCAAACTTAGAAAGACCTTATAAAACTTGGTTATATCCGGTTACGCCAATCATTTATTTACTGATCGGAGCAGGTTTCTGTATTTTATTGTTAATTTACAAACAACAATATACCTGGCCAGGATTCCTGATGGTTTTACTAGGACTTCCGGTCTACTATTTTATCAATCGAAATAAGAAAATTGAAGAATAAATTTCAAAAGCTGTTTGACTAGGTCGAGCAGCTTTTTTTATTTGAAGCTTGATCCCGCTTTCCGCACTCGCTATTTTTTCTTTTCGGCGGCGGCGGCAAAGCCGCCGCCGCCGAAAAGAAAAAATGAGCTCAGACAATTGCTTCAATCGGGGCTATGGTTGTAGTCATTTTCTCAACACTGTAATGTAATACTAAACATGCAGTTTGTCATTCCGGAGAAATCTAGGCTCAAATTTATTATAATGTAATTCTGGAAACGGTTGTAAACTTTCAACTTAATTCTCGATAAAAACCTCAGAAAGAATTTTAAACAACAATTTAAATTCTTACAATACTCTATTTCGTGAAAAATGATTAATTTGGTATTTCGTTTCAAGTAAACGATACGATGACGTAAAATAAAGAAGCTGAATCATGGATACACCAAATTACAGAATGCCTTTTGTTCCATCGACATTAATGACGGAGGGAGGAAGTATCGACACCTGCGACATGGGTGAAAGTATTGCCCACAACATTATGTTGCTGATCACGACAAAAAAAGGCGAAAACAGATACGATGAAAATTACGGAAACGACGTTTGGAACCTGGAATTCGATAACGGAATTACAAGTGCCGTTTGGGAAACTGTTTTCATAAAAAGTTTGAAAAGACAGATACAGGAATACGAACCCCGAATTGTTCAGCCGCAGATTGAAGCATATATACAAATTGTAGAACACAGCTACGACACAAAAGAACATACCGAAATCAAAAAGAAAGTACGAATTGCCATCAATGCAAAAATGGAAGAATCGGGAGAACGTTTCAGTTTTTCTACGGAACTCTTTCTGAGCCCGATGTCGATTGATTAAATCTTTTAAAACTGTAACCAGAACTTATGAACTTAGACCAGAATATATATTCCAAAGAATCTGTAAAAGCGAGAATGCTTCAGAATGCTACCAAAGTGTGGGGACTGAAAAGTCCGCAATCTCTTGATCCGTTTGTGAAATTACTGATCGATGCATTCAGCACTGAAATTTTCAAAGCAAATAACGAAATACAGAGTGTAAACGCCAGGATTTTAGAGAAATTAGCAAAACTGTTAACACCTTCAATTTATACACACCCGATCCCGTCTCATGCAATTGCCTTTACGCAGCCTTATGAATCGTCGGAAATTCTGTTGGAACACACCGAATTCTTTTTCAGGAAACAAATGACTTCCACGATAAAATCGGAGTCGGATAAACAGATCAATATTCCTTTTACACCGATTGGGAATGTCAGAATTAATAAAGTTCAGACTTCCATCATGTTTGTAGGAAATACCTGCTACAGCGTTGATGACAGACTGAATAAAATTCCTATTGCAAGATTTCAGGGGAAACCGGAAGATTATAGAAAAGTAACAATCGGAATTGATGTTACGAAGTATTCAAATGAAACTTTTCCTAAAAGTATAAGTATTTATTGCTCAAATCCTGCCTTTGAACATTTGGATTTTACCTATAAATTGTTGCCTTACATTACTGTTTCAAGCAATGGAAATCCTCTGTTTGTAAAAGAAGGCTTAACGTATTATAAAAATACCCAAGCCGATGGGTACGAACAAATGTTCCGCGAGCAGTCCATTCAGAATAAGCTGATTGAAGATGTAAAAAGCATATATAATCACAAATTTATTGAGGTAAGCGGAATTTCAAACTCATTATTCTCTGAGCCTGGGAAACTTCCCGAAAATCTTGATTTTGTTGATTATAAAGAAGAAATCATAAAATATATCGACGGAAAACGTTATTTATGGCTGGCTTTCGAGTTTCCGCCACAGTTTTCTGCTGAAATTTTAGATAATTTTTCTTTTGTACTGAATGCTTTTCCGATTTATAACCGAGGCTGGAAGAAAACGGAATACAGTTTAGACATTATGGGGAATAATATTCCGTTGGTGACTGATGAGGGCGAACATTTTTTATATGTTGATGAGGTTCAGGATGGGGACGGAAGACGATATACCGAAATTCCGTTTACCCCGAATGATGATTTAAGAAAAGGCTTATATACCGTAAGAAAAGGCGGAATGGAACGTTTTACCAACAGAAATGCAGTCGATATGATTGCCAATGTTCTGGAATTAACGAGAGACGAAATTGCAGCATTTTCTTTATTAAATCGAGATAATGTGAAAGGCGTTTTAAGCGAAATGTCCGATAAGATGAAATCGATGGTTCAGAAAGTGAATAATGCGAAAAGAAGTATTAAACAGGAACTGAATTACGTAATCATGGAACCTGTCGACAAAACAGATCATACCTACGCCTCATTTTGGATTACCCATTCTACGCTGGCCAATCATATGCGCCCCGGAACTGAACTTTCAAATCAATTAAAATCGCAGATGCTGGTACTTTTAACAGAAACGATTGGCGGAGCGGAAGAACAAAAAGGAACCGACAGCATTCAGGCGTATAAATACGCTTTAACGACGAGAGATAAAATTATTTCTCTGGAAGACGTAAAAAACTATTGCAGAATGGTTTTAAAAGACGAATTGAAAGATGTAAGAGTTACGCGCGGAACAATGATCAGTAATAAACCAAAAGAAGGATTCATCCGAACGGTTGAGGTTGAAATTATTCCGCAAAATTATTCTTTCTACGGAAGAGCTTATTGGGAAAATATGGCGAATATCCTCAGAAATCAAATCATTTCAAAAGCCATCGACGGAATTGAATATATTGTGAAAATCACGAACGAAGATTCAGATTTTGGAGATAATTAGAAATAAAAGTTTCGGGCAAACCTTTGGTTTGCCCGAAACTCATTAAAAACATAGTTAAAACAACCGATTCATAAGAATCACCTCTCTATTTTCCAGTAACTGAACCACCTGCTCCAAGACTATATTTTTGAAATGCTCAGAATTGCGGTGTGTTTCCAAAGCATCAGCATTTATATATCCTTCATATAAAATAATCATATTCTGGCTTTCCTGACTTTGATGCAGCTTATAAAATAAATTTCCTTCTTCCTGAGTACTTCTTTCTCCGACTTCCTTCATTAATTGAAGAACAGTATCCAGTTTTCCTTCTTTTACCTGCCATTTGGCATGAACAAATACTGTATTTTGATCCATTTTTTTTAATTTTAAAGTTATATTAAGCTTTTTTAGCTTCCAAAAGAGCTACGATTTTTTCACCAACACCTTTTGCAGAGGCCGGGTTTTGGCCTGTTACAAGATTTCCGTCCGTGATACTGTTGGCAGACCAAGGTTCAGCAGCATGGAAAATAGCCCCTTGTTCAGTCAATGCTGTTTGTAAATCGAAAGGAACATCCGGCCTTGCATAATTGTCTTCTTCTTCAGTAGTGAAAGACGTAATATTTTTACCATTGATCAAATAGCTTCCATCGCTCAATTTTACATTTAAAAGAGAAACCGGACCGTGACAAACTGCTCCGACAATACGATTACTTTCATAAAATTCCGCAATCACTTTTTTAAGTTCATCAGCTTCCGGCATATCAACCATCGGCGCTAAACCTCCAGGAACAAAAACTGCATCATAAGAATTAAGATCAACATTAGAAAGTTTTGTCGCATTATGCATATTTTCCCAACCTTTTCCGGTTAAGAATTTTAAATTATCTGGGTCATCAGCTAAATTTAAAGCATCTAAAAATGGAGATTCACCCGTTAAGCTTGCAAAATCGATCTGATAACCTGCTTTTTCAAATTCTGCATAAGGATGTGCTACTTCTGATAAGAAAGTTCCTGTTCTTCTATGGTTGGGTCCGATTGAGTGGGCATTGGAGACAATGATTAATACTTTTGCATTCATGACGTTACATTTTATAGTTAATTAAATATTTTGTTTGATCTTTTGAAATTGTTCTAAATTTCTATAGCAAATGTAGGCCGATCCGACGCCCGAACAGAAGGAGTGAAGTCACAAAAAAAGTGTGATCGAAATCACACTTATCTATTTATTGCTGTTTGAATATAATCTGCTGAGCGTTTCCCTGCTTACGCCCAGATATTCCGCGACATATTTTTTTGGAATTTGTGTGATGAGGTCTGGGTACAATTTTGAAAATTCTTCATACCGTTGTTGAGGCGTGCTGGATAATAAAAGCATAATTCTTTGCTGTAAAGCAATGTAGCCATTCATTAATTTTATTCTGAAAAAATGTTCCATCTTATGAAGTTCCAGAGATAATTTCTCTCTTCCTTCCAGCGTGAGACAGACAACCGCTCCGTCCTGCAGGCATTCTACAAACATGGTTGCATTTTTTTGCTTAAAAAACCCGATATAATCTGTCATCCACCAATTCTTTTTCGCAAACTGCAGAATATGTTCTTTTCCGTTTTCGTCAATATAAAATACTTTATAAATTCCATCCAAAGTCAGGAATTCATATTTTACTTCATCGCCTTCATGAACCAGAAACTGATTTTTACGAACATTTTTAAGGACAAAAAAGTTTTTGATATAATCAAATTCTTCGTCTGTCAATGGAGTTATGGCTTCAATATGTTCTCGCAGTCTGTTCATGCTTGTATTTTATGAAGTGTAAATTTAATTAATTCAAAAGAAAACTTTTGCAGTTTCTGACTAATTAATCTAACAATTTTTAACACAAAAAATTCCATAAAATTCCGTAATTTTGCACATCGTGATTTTCAGGTAAAGTCACACCAAATTATGAGTAAATCAACAGAATATATAGAAATTTACGGAGCCAGAGAACATAATCTTAAAAACATTAATGTCAAAATTCCGCGCAACGAATTGGTTGTAATTACCGGACTTTCGGGAAGCGGGAAATCATCATTGGCTTTTGATACGATTTTTGCGGAAGGTCAGCGCCGTTATATCGAAACGTTTTCTGCCTATGCAAGACAGTTTTTGGGAGGTTTGGAACGTCCTGATGTCGATAAAATTGAAGGATTGTCTCCTGTAATTGCCATTGAACAGAAAACAACCAACAAAAATCCACGTTCAACGGTAGGAACTGTTACGGAACTGTACGATTATCTGCGTCTTTTATATGCAAGAGTTTCAGATGCATATTCTCAGACTACAGGAAAGAAATTGGTCAGCTATACTGAAGATCAGATCCTGGAAGCGATCAAAGAAAATTATAAAGGCGAAAAAATCATGTTGATGGCACCTGTTGTTCGTTCCAGAAAAGGACATTATCACGAACTTTTTGTTCAGATGGCGAAGAAAGGGTACGGACAGGCGAGAATTGACGGAGAATTACAGGACATTGAATACGATTTAAAACTGGACCGTTACAAAACCCACGACATCGATATTGTGATCGACCGTTGGATTATCGGCGAAAGCGCGTCCGAAGGCAGAATGGAAAAATCGTTGCGAACAGCAATGGAAATGGGAGAAGGATTAATTGGAATTCAGAAACTTGGAAGTACAGAGATTGAATATTTCTCTAAAAATTTGATGGATGCCGAAACGGGTCATTCATTAGCTTTACCGGAACCGAATACATTCTCATTTAACTCTCCGAAAGGAAGCTGCCCAAGTTGTAAGGGATTAGGAACTATAAAAGAAATCAATACCGATTATTTTGTTGAGAATCCGAAATTGTCAATCAATCAGGGAGGTTTGTTGCCTTTGGAAGATATTAAATCTAACAAATGGATCTTGTCTCAGATTAAAAGTATTCTTGAAATTTTCGGTTTAGGATTAGCAACTCCTTTTAAAGATATTCCGGAAGAGGCGTTGGATTATATGTACAACGGCTGCCACAAAGAATTCAATAAAGATTTAAAATACGCAGGAATTACCAAAAAAATTAAAATTAGTTTTGATGGTTTGATTCCTTTTATGGAAGAACTGATTGAGGAAAGAGAATCTTACGAAGCGATTCTGCTGGAAAGACATTTCACAACGGAAGAAACTTGTCCGGAATGTAAAGGAGCCCGTCTTCAGCCCGGAAGTTTAAGCTTTAAGATTGACGGAAAAAATATTGCTGAGGTTAACGGGTTGAGTTTATCAGATTTAAAAGAATGGTTAGCTGATATTAAAGATAAATTCTCCGAAAAGAACGCAATTATTGCTCATGAAATTTTAAAAGAGATCGAAACTCGACTTCAATTCTTATTGGATGTAGGTTTGGATTATTTAAGTTTGAGCAGAAGTTCAAAAACACTTTCGGGAGGAGAATCGCAAAGAATTCGTCTGGCGACACAGATCGGTTCTCAGTTGGTGAATGTTCTTTATATTCTGGATGAACCAAGTATTGGGCTTCACCAAAGAGATAACGAAAGATTAATTAAATCATTAAAAAATCTTCGTGACATCGGAAACTCTGTTTTGGTTGTTGAACACGACAAAGATATGATTCTGGAAGCCGATGAGGTATTGGATATCGGTCCGAGAGCCGGAAAATTTGGTGGAGAAATTCTTTGGCAAGGAAAACCGAAAGATTTATTAAAAGCTGATACAATTACGGCTCAATACATCAACGGGAAAAGAAAGATTGCTGTTCCGGAAGTAAGAAGAGCCGGAAATGGTAAAAATATATTGTTAAAAGGTGCTACCGGAAACAATCTTAAGAATGTAACCCTTGATATTCCTTTGGGAAAATTGGTGGTGGTTTCAGGAATTTCAGGAAGCGGAAAATCTTCTCTGATTAACGGAACGTTGTATCCGATTCTTAATAAACACTTTTACAGAGCGGTTCAGGAACCTTTGCCATACAAAAAAATCGAAGGACTTGATAACATTGATAAAATTGTTGATGTAGACCAAACGCCAATCGGTAGAACGCCACGATCAAATCCTGCGACCTACACGGGAATGTTTACAGACATCAGAAATTTATTTTCAGAGTTGCCGGAAAGTAAAATACGTGGGTATAAGCCTGGAAGATTTTCATTTAACGTAAAAGGCGGAAGATGTGAAACGTGTCAGGGAGGTGGTTTGAAAGTGATTGAAATGAATTTCCTGCCGGACGTTTATGTTCACTGCGAAACCTGCAACGGAAAACGTTTCAACAGAGAAACTTTGGAAGTCCGTTACAAAGGAAAATCTATTTCCGATGTTTTGGATATGACCATTGATGAAGCAGTAGATTTCTTTCAGCCGATTCCTAAGATTTTTGCGAGGGTAAAAACTTTACAAGATGTTGGGTTGGGATATATCACAATGGGACAGCAGTCTACAACGCTTTCAGGTGGAGAAGCTCAACGTATCAAATTAGCAACAGAACTCGCAAAAAGACAAACCGGAAATACATTATATATTCTTGATGAACCGACTACCGGACTTCAT
Proteins encoded in this region:
- a CDS encoding type VI secretion system baseplate subunit TssF; translated protein: MNLDQNIYSKESVKARMLQNATKVWGLKSPQSLDPFVKLLIDAFSTEIFKANNEIQSVNARILEKLAKLLTPSIYTHPIPSHAIAFTQPYESSEILLEHTEFFFRKQMTSTIKSESDKQINIPFTPIGNVRINKVQTSIMFVGNTCYSVDDRLNKIPIARFQGKPEDYRKVTIGIDVTKYSNETFPKSISIYCSNPAFEHLDFTYKLLPYITVSSNGNPLFVKEGLTYYKNTQADGYEQMFREQSIQNKLIEDVKSIYNHKFIEVSGISNSLFSEPGKLPENLDFVDYKEEIIKYIDGKRYLWLAFEFPPQFSAEILDNFSFVLNAFPIYNRGWKKTEYSLDIMGNNIPLVTDEGEHFLYVDEVQDGDGRRYTEIPFTPNDDLRKGLYTVRKGGMERFTNRNAVDMIANVLELTRDEIAAFSLLNRDNVKGVLSEMSDKMKSMVQKVNNAKRSIKQELNYVIMEPVDKTDHTYASFWITHSTLANHMRPGTELSNQLKSQMLVLLTETIGGAEEQKGTDSIQAYKYALTTRDKIISLEDVKNYCRMVLKDELKDVRVTRGTMISNKPKEGFIRTVEVEIIPQNYSFYGRAYWENMANILRNQIISKAIDGIEYIVKITNEDSDFGDN
- a CDS encoding putative quinol monooxygenase; the protein is MDQNTVFVHAKWQVKEGKLDTVLQLMKEVGERSTQEEGNLFYKLHQSQESQNMIILYEGYINADALETHRNSEHFKNIVLEQVVQLLENREVILMNRLF
- a CDS encoding type 1 glutamine amidotransferase domain-containing protein, with product MNAKVLIIVSNAHSIGPNHRRTGTFLSEVAHPYAEFEKAGYQIDFASLTGESPFLDALNLADDPDNLKFLTGKGWENMHNATKLSNVDLNSYDAVFVPGGLAPMVDMPEADELKKVIAEFYESNRIVGAVCHGPVSLLNVKLSDGSYLINGKNITSFTTEEEDNYARPDVPFDLQTALTEQGAIFHAAEPWSANSITDGNLVTGQNPASAKGVGEKIVALLEAKKA
- a CDS encoding Crp/Fnr family transcriptional regulator is translated as MNRLREHIEAITPLTDEEFDYIKNFFVLKNVRKNQFLVHEGDEVKYEFLTLDGIYKVFYIDENGKEHILQFAKKNWWMTDYIGFFKQKNATMFVECLQDGAVVCLTLEGREKLSLELHKMEHFFRIKLMNGYIALQQRIMLLLSSTPQQRYEEFSKLYPDLITQIPKKYVAEYLGVSRETLSRLYSNSNK
- the uvrA gene encoding excinuclease ABC subunit UvrA, which gives rise to MSKSTEYIEIYGAREHNLKNINVKIPRNELVVITGLSGSGKSSLAFDTIFAEGQRRYIETFSAYARQFLGGLERPDVDKIEGLSPVIAIEQKTTNKNPRSTVGTVTELYDYLRLLYARVSDAYSQTTGKKLVSYTEDQILEAIKENYKGEKIMLMAPVVRSRKGHYHELFVQMAKKGYGQARIDGELQDIEYDLKLDRYKTHDIDIVIDRWIIGESASEGRMEKSLRTAMEMGEGLIGIQKLGSTEIEYFSKNLMDAETGHSLALPEPNTFSFNSPKGSCPSCKGLGTIKEINTDYFVENPKLSINQGGLLPLEDIKSNKWILSQIKSILEIFGLGLATPFKDIPEEALDYMYNGCHKEFNKDLKYAGITKKIKISFDGLIPFMEELIEERESYEAILLERHFTTEETCPECKGARLQPGSLSFKIDGKNIAEVNGLSLSDLKEWLADIKDKFSEKNAIIAHEILKEIETRLQFLLDVGLDYLSLSRSSKTLSGGESQRIRLATQIGSQLVNVLYILDEPSIGLHQRDNERLIKSLKNLRDIGNSVLVVEHDKDMILEADEVLDIGPRAGKFGGEILWQGKPKDLLKADTITAQYINGKRKIAVPEVRRAGNGKNILLKGATGNNLKNVTLDIPLGKLVVVSGISGSGKSSLINGTLYPILNKHFYRAVQEPLPYKKIEGLDNIDKIVDVDQTPIGRTPRSNPATYTGMFTDIRNLFSELPESKIRGYKPGRFSFNVKGGRCETCQGGGLKVIEMNFLPDVYVHCETCNGKRFNRETLEVRYKGKSISDVLDMTIDEAVDFFQPIPKIFARVKTLQDVGLGYITMGQQSTTLSGGEAQRIKLATELAKRQTGNTLYILDEPTTGLHFEDVKILMEAINKLVELGNSFIIIEHNMDVIKLADHIIDVGPEGGKHGGQIVAQGTPEEIVKSKKSLTGKFLKREL